The Syntrophotalea acetylenivorans genome contains the following window.
GGTACCCGGTTGTTGTCGCGTTTTGCCTTTTTACATAGCGCCTGCCGTCTGGAAATCGATCTGCGACGGGATTTGCTCTCCAGTCTGCTGTGTCGAGAAGGTCCCTTTTTCGATAGCCACCGCACCGGCGATCTTCTGTCCCGTTGCACCAACGATCTGAGCAATATCCGCACCATGGCCGGGTTCGGCCTGTTGATTCTGCTCAATACGGTTCTGGTCTACCTGCTGACCCTCTCCCTGCTCTTTTCCTTGTCACCCTCATTGACCCTGCTCGCCCTGATTCCCTATCCCCTGCTGTTGTTGTTGGTTAAATACCTGAGCGGCCGTTTGTTAACAGCATCCTCCGCAGTACAGAAGGGTTTAGGACGCATCAGTGAAGCCCTGGAAGAGGGGATTTCCGGTCATGCGGTAATCCGTAGTTATAGTCTGCATGGCGTACGATGCGATCACTTCGAGCAGCTCAATGGAGAGTACCTGTCCAGTTCTCTCAAACTGGCGAAACTGCGGGCTCTGATCGGCCCGGTCATGGCTTTGATTGCGCCGATCAGTACCTTGCTGATCCTCTATTTCGGCGGTGGGCGGGTCGTGGCCGGAAAGTTGTCCCTCGGCGAGTTGATCGCCTTCAACGCCTATCTCATGCAACTGGCTATGCCGACCTTGATGCTCGGCTGGGTGCTCAGTCTGGGCCAGCGGGCCATGGCCAGCATCGAACGGTTGCGTAGCCTGCTTACGCCCCTTCCCTCGACTGAAAGGCTTCGGCTGGCGGCGGCTTCGACGGCGCCAACGGTGGAAATTCAGCGTCTTAATTTTGCCTATGATGGTCAGCCGGTGTTGAAGGATCTTTCCCTGACCTTGACCGCTGGCAGTCTGACCGGGATCAGCGGCACAACCGGCTCCGGCAAGAGCACTCTGTTGCAATTGCTGGCCGGTTTCTATCCCGTCAAGCCGGGAGAGATCAACATTGACGGTCAGGACTTGACGACTCTCGACCCGGTGGAGCATCGCCAACGTTTGGCGGTTGTACCTCAGGAAGGCCGGTTGTTTTCCGGTACTCTGCAAGATAACCTCCTCTACGGTGTGCCCGGCGCCGACACCGAACTGTTGCAGCGGGTGGCCGATGCAGTGTGCCTGAGCGATGAAGTGGCTGCTTTTGAAGAGGGGTTCTCCACCCGCGTCGGCGAGGGAGGTAAAGCCCTGTCCGGTGGACAGCGGCAACGGGTTGCTCTCGGACGGGCTTTGGCCCGCGACGGTAGCCTGTGGTTGCTCGACGATCCTTTCAGCCATCTTGATGCGGCGACGGCCCGCCAGGTATGGCAGGCCCTGCAGCCTCTGTTGCGGGATAAGACGGTGCTGCTGGTTTCCGCCCGGGTATCGTTGCTGGAGATGGCCGATGATATAGTGATTCTCGATCAGGGACGGGTTGCGGAGCAGGGGTCTCATGTCGAGCTGCTGGCACTGGAGGGCCGTTATGCGCGCCTGCTGGAGCAGGAGCGTCTGAAGCAGGAACTGGAGGGACTGGCATGAAGCGGGGCATGTTCGACATGGACGAGGTGACCGGTCGTTCTCTCGACTGGTCTCTGTTTCGGCGGTTTCTTGGTCTGGTGGTGCCTTACCGGCGTAGTGCGGCGGGAGCCATGCTGTTGTTGCCCTTGTCCACCGCCGCCCGCCTGGTTCAGCCATATCTGGTCAAGATCGCCATCGATGAGCATATCGTTCCGGCGCAATTGGCGGGCCTGGAATGGATCGTCGCCCTGTTTTTGTTCACGGTCTTTGGCGAAAGCCTGCTCGGTTTCGGGCAGGCTTATCTGGCCCAGGGGGTCGGTCAACGGATCATGGCGGATCTGCGTAAGAATGGCTTTTCCCGCTTGCTCAGACTGCCGGTGAGCTTTTTCGATCGTCATCCCTCCGGGCGGCTGGTGACCCGCCTGAGTGGTGACGTGGAAAATGTTGGCGAACTATTCGGTTCGGGGGTCGCTGCGGCCTTTGGCGAACTCTTTTCCCTGGTGTTTATCGTCGGCCTCATGTGGTGGCTGAATCCCGAGTTGACGCTGGTGGCCTTTACCTTGATTCCGTTGTTGCTCCTTATCCTGTGGTTGTTTCGTCGCAGCATGCGCGGCGCCATGCGCCAGGTGCGGTCCAGGGTAGCGGATCTCAACGGCTATCTTGCCGAGCGCCTGGCCGGTATCCATGAAGTGCAACTGTTCGGTCAGGAGCAACGTACCCTGGAGGAATTCGGCGATCTGCAGGAAAGATATCGGCAGAGCTCCTTTCGGGCCATTCATTGGGATGCTTTCTTGTTCAGTGCCCTGGAAACCCTCAGTGCCCTGGCCATCGCCGGCATTCTCTGGCGCGGTGGCAGCGGGGTTCTTGCCGGTACCGCAACCTTCGGTACCCTGGTGGCCTTCATCGAATATGTACAGCGTTTTTTCGCTCCACTGCGGAAATTGTCGGCTCAATACTCCCTGCTTCAATCGAGTAATGCCTCTTTGGAGCGACTGTTTCAATTGTTGGATGAGCCACCGGAAGAGACCGGAAATCCGCTGCCAGGCGGAGGCAAAGGCGCCCTGAGATTGGAGCAGGTTTCTTTCAGTTACGATGGGCGGACCCCGGTGCTGAAGAACATCGACCTGAGCATCGAACCGGGACAGACCGTTGCCCTGGTCGGCGATACCGGAAGCGGCAAGACCACTATCGGTCGCCTGTTGCTGCGCTTCTATCAACCCGGTTCCGGACGTATTCTCCTCGATGGTGACGATCTTGCCGGTCTTGACCCGGAGCTGGTCCGTCAGCGCATCGGTTGGGTCGCACAGGACCCCTTTCTTTTTGCCGGCACGGTGCGCAATAACCTTGATCCACGGCGGTTTCACAACGACCAGGAACTATTCAAACTCATAAAGCGTAGTGGCTGTTCTACGGTGGTGGAACGATTAGGAGGGCTGCAGGGCCGCATCGAAGAGCGAGGAAAAAATCTTTCAGCCGGCGAGCGGCAATTGCTTTGCCTGGTGCGTGCCCTGGTGCAGCAGCCCGCCATCATCGTCTTCGATGAGGCGACCAGCCGTCTCGATGCCGGTACCGAGGCGTTGGTCAAGGCCGAAATGGACCAGGCTCGCAAGGGGCGCAGCGCACTGATTATCGCCCATCGATTGCGATCGGTAAGTACAGCCGACCGGATCCATGTTCTGCACCATGGTTGTATTCGTGAAAGTGGCAGTCACGACCAATTACTGGCTGAAAATGGCCTATATGCCCGCCTCTGGAGGCTTCAGGATCTGGCCAATGGCAGCGAAGAACTATAGGATTCCAGCGGGGCTTGTGCGGCCGAGGTGAGGATTGTTCCGGTCGGCTGTTCTACCGGGGCGTTGACGGAGCAAAGGCGGGTTCTTTTTGGAAGGGGGCCTCAAGGGCGGTCGGCAGTTTAGGGTCGGGATCGATTTCAGGCAATAAAAAAGGGTAACGGGAGTTGGCCACATACTCCACCAGGGCATTGGCGAAGGATAGACGATAATCCCCTTCTTTGGGTTGGTAGCTCAGCAGGGGAGGATGCAACAGGCGTTGGCCGGGAAGGTCCATGGCCAGATTATCCAGCTGCTGCGGAAATCGACCTTGCTCAAGGCGATAGTTACGCAGAGCCAGGCGAACTTCTTCGCCCCGGTTCAGACACTCGTCAAAAGCCCGGCCGGCGATCGTCTGACCAGCGAACCAGGCACCGATAAACAGCAGCGCCGCGGCCAGTAGGGTGGTGCGTACATGGAAGCTGTCTCGATGGGGAGCCAGAGCCGCAGTGGCCAGGGGCAGGGCGATAAGGGCCAGCAACACCCTGCTTGAGATCAAGGGAAGGAAACCTTCCCCAAACCAGAAGCCGGTCAAGCCGGTGCCTGTAAGGAGTGCTGCGGAAATAAATTTGCGTAGCGGGGTTGAAAGCATGTCGGTACGGCTTCCTGGCATCCCGGGAAAGAGAAGGTTCCGTGCATTTTTAAAAAGGAAAGGCCCAGGCCTTCTATCCGGAAGGATTAGTTTGACACGGGTCGCCCGTTTTTTGATGCTTTGAGCTCAGGTTTATGGTCGGCATCGTGGGAGATATGCTCCCAGACCGCCAACAGGTCCGGCAGGCTCAGGGACAAAAACTGCAGTCCCATGCCGGGGGGCATGCCGGGGTTGACCGGTTGCCCTGGTGTATTGATCCAAGCTACGAAGGCTTTGCAGATGATCGGCTGGGAGACATTGGGCAGACTGAACTCAAGAAACAGTTCCTGGTCCGGCGCATAGGGTTCGTCCGTTTCAATGAACACGCCGCCGGAACTGAGGTTGACGGAAAAGGCGTGGAACAGGTTTTTCGAATCGACTCCGTAGCGGACGATGAGCCGGGTCGGAACCCGGGGAAACGAACGATAGGCCAGGCCGAGAATGCGCCGGGCGGTGGCCAGAAGCAGATGATTGCTGAGGGGCTTGAAGATAACGTCGGTGCATTTGACCTTCAGGCAGCGGGCCAGGTCCTCTTTGCGCTGGCTGTCGATGACCAGGATCACCGGTGTCGCCTGCAAGGTCAGGTCCTGGCGTATCATCTCACAGCAGGCATCCCCCGCCAGACCGCCGCAGTAGAGATCCAGAAAAACCAGGTCCGGTCGTTCCTTTTCGATCAGGTCCCAGGCATGTTGGCCGTCGCGGGCGATAAAAATATCGAACCCTTCCCGCATGGGGAAATCTACGTCAAGATCAAGGGAAGGGATTATCTCGGAAGAGATAAGGATTTTGGGGTTGCCAGCCATTAAATTGCTCCTTGGCGCCGTTGATTTCTGCCTGGAAAAGCGTGCCGGTTGAATGAGTGGCAGTAATTATAACCGCTTATGGGCATTAGGCCAAGTTTTTTGCTGGACATATATTTTGCGATGCTAACAGAAACCAAATCAGTAAAAAATGGCCCGCGGATTTGATCCGCGGGCCATTTTTATGGGGCTGGCTTTGGCGAACTAAGAAGTCTGCATTCCGTTGGACCTTTCCCCAATAAAATACCCCCTCAGCCTAGCTAGAAGGTGCTCATGGCCAAAGCAGTGCAGGTCACACAGATTTTATAAAAAAGACCTCCCGGTAAAGGGGAGGTCTTTTTTGGTCAAAACTTTGGTTAACCGTGAACGTGGTGCTCGACGTCGCCGCCGGTGAGGAAACTGCTCGGCGGTTTGCCGGCCTGATAGTCTTTCCAGAAGGGGGACATTTCGCGGATGCGCTCGATGATCGGCGGCATCACCTTGATGACATGGTCGACGTCCGCATCGGTGTTGTAGATGCTGAGGCTGAAGCGCACCGAACCGTGGGCGGCGGTAAAGGGCACGCCCATGGCCCGCAGCACGTGGGAAGGTTGCAGCGAACCGCTGGTACAGGCCGAACCGGAAGAGGCACAGATGCCTTCTTCGTTGAGCAGCATCAGAATCGATTCGCCTTCGATATATTCAAAACTGATGTTGCTGGTGTTGGGCAGGCGATTGAGGGGATCGCCGTTAATCAGGGTGTTGGGGATGCGTTGAATCAATTCCGTCTCGAGACGGTCGCGCAGGGCTCGTACCCGGGTGTTTTCTTCTTCCATGTGATCGGTAACGAACTCGGCGGCCCTCCCCAGGCCGACAATGTAAGGGACGTTCTCGGTGCCGCCCCGTCGTCCGCCTTCCTGGTGTCCGCCGATCATGAAGGGGGAAAATTTGGTTCCTTTGCGCAGGTACAGAGCGCCGATGCCCTTGGGAGCGTGCAGTTTGTGACCCGAGAGGGAAAGCAGATCGATAGGGCTGCGGCTCATGTCCATAGGGATCTTGCCCACCGCCTGCACCGCATCGGTGTGAAAGGGAATGCCCCGTTCCTTGGCGATGGCGGCAATCTCGTCGATGGGAAACAGCACCCCGGTTTCGTTGTTGGCAGCCATGATGCTGACCAGGGCGGTGTCTTCTTTGAGAGAGGCCCGCAGTTCATCGAGATTGAGTTTACCTTGGCGATCGACCCCCAGCTCAGTGACGCGATAACCGCGAGCTTGCAGGTGGTGGCCGACGTTGAGCACCGCCGGGTGCTCTACGCGGCAGATGACGATATGCTTTTTCTCCGGGTAGGAGTAGAGGGTGCCCATGATCGCGGCGTTATTGCTTTCGGTGCCGCAACTGGTGAAGATGATCTCTGCAGGGTGAGCGCCGATCAGGGCTGCGACCTGTTCCCGGGCACGGGCGAGATGCTTGCCCACCTGTCCGCCGAAGCTGTGCATGCTCGAGGCGTTGCCGTAGAGTTCACTGAAAAAGGGCAGCATGGCTTCGACCACCTCGGGGGCGGTGCGGGTGGTGGCGTTGTTGTCGAGATAGACGGTTTTCATCCCTTCACCTCCTCCACTACCAGGTCGGGGCTGACAAATTCACGCAGCTTTGCCTCGACGAAGTTTTTCAGGGTGAACTGGGACTGGGGACAGAAGGAACAACTGCCGCGTAGAGCTACATAGATGGTGTCGCCGGCGACGTCAATCAGCTCCAGATCACCACCGTCGGAGCGGATCGGCGGCAGGATCTCCCGCTCCAGGGTTTCCTGAATCAGCCGGATCTTTTGCAGGTTGGTCAGTTTCTGACCCGCCGGAACCAAATTTTCTGCCGGTTCCACCGGTTTTTTCCCCCACAGTTTCGTGAGAATCGCCTCGATCTTGGGATGACAGGCCTGGCAGCCGCCGCCGGCCTTGGTGAAGTCGGTGATCTGTTCGAGACTGGTCAGGTCGTTTTCGGTGGCGACCCGCTCGATTTCCTTGTCGGTGACGCCGAAGCATTTGCAGACGATCTCGAAATCTTCCTTGACCGCCTCTTCGCCCCGGTAGTTGGCGATGGCCGCTTCCAGGGCTTCCTTGCCCATGACCGAACAGTGCATCTTCTCTTCCGGCAGGCCGCCGAGAAATTCAGCCAGATCCTGATTAGAGATTTTTTCCGCTTCTTCCAGGGTCATTCCCTTGGCGATTTCCGTCAGGGCCGAAGATGAAGCGATGGCGCTGGCGCAACCGAAGGTCTGAAACTTGATGTCTTGAATGCGTTTGTTTTCGTCGAGTTTAAAGGTCAGGCGCAGGGCATCGCCGCAGGCCAGTGAGCCGACCTCGCCAATGGCATCGGGGTTTTCGACTTCGCCGACGTTGCGCGGGTGCAAAAAGTGATCCTTGACTTTATCGGTATAATCCCACATCGAGTCATCTCCTGTTGGATGGGTTGCGGCTGCTGCTATTGCTGCCTCTGTCTGCAAGGCTATTATAATTATTATCCTGTTTTATCCCAATGTATATAGCTCTGATGAATTTGTCAAAAGGTGATTGGAAAGGTAACAATTCAATGCCTTAGTTTCGAAGGGAGTTTTCCCAATGGAATCAACCGGTTTCAATTCTGGAGTTCGGTGAGGAATTTCTCCGTAGAATGGGTGCGAAAGAATAGACGAATAAGACCCGCCATCAAAAAATAACTTATTTGACGGAGAATCGGTCCCGTCGAAACTCCTATTATATTGTCATCCTTGAACTATTCCTTGGGCTGAAGGGTTGCGTTGCAAGGAAAAGACGGCTATTAATCAGGGATCATTTTTCATGACTGTTGGGAGGGTTATTATGCAATCGCTGATCGATACGCTGAACGGCTGGGTCTGGGGCCCGGTGACAATCGTCCTGCTGGTAGGCAGCGGGGCCTTTATTACCCTGTTGCTCGGGCTGGTGCAGCTGCGTCATTTCGGCTATGCCTGGAAACTGATTTCCGGAAAATTCGACAATCCGGATGACAAGGGGGAAATTACCCATTTCCAGGCTCTGAGCGCTGCCCTGTCCGCCACCATCGGCACCGGCAATATTGCCGGAGTCGGCACCGCCGTGGCTCTTGGGGGGCCGGGAGCGGTGTTCTGGATGTGGATGACGGCCCTGTTCGGCATGGCCCTCAAGTACGCCGAGTGCCTGCTTTCGTTGCATTTTCGCACCATTCACGAAGATGGCTCAGTCAGCGCCGGGCCGATGTATTACCTGGAGAAGGGGTTGGGCCAGAAATGGCTCGGGATGCTGTTTGCCTTTTTTGCCATGATGGCTTCCTTCGGTATCGGCAACATGGCGCAGGCCAATTCGGTGGCCGAGCCGCTGCAGACCCATTTCGGGATACCCAAGGTAGTGACCGGTGTGGTTATCGCAACCTTGGTCTTTGCGGTGATTGTCGGCGGTATCAAGCGCATCGGCAGGGTGGCCAGTAAGCTGGTGCCCTGCATGGCGATCTTCTACGTGTTGGGAGCCTTGATGGTCATAGGCCGCCACTATACGCTGTTGCCCGACGCCTTCGCCTTGATTTTTCGCAGCGCTTTCAGCGGTAGTGCGGCGACCGGTGGCTTTGCCGGAGCGGCCGTGTCCCAGGCCATCCGCTTTGGTGTGGCTCGGGGCGTTTTCTCTAATGAAGCGGGCCTCGGCAGTGCACCCATCGCACACGGTGCGGCCCAGACCGAGGAGCCGGTGCGCGAAGGACTGGTGGCCATGCTCGGCCCTTTCATCGATACCATCACCATCTGTACCATGACCGCCCTGGTGATCATCCTCACCGGTGCCTATCAGAGCGGCTTGAGCGGCGCCGATTTGACCGCCAGTGCTTTCAATCTTGGTATGCCGGGCAAAGGGGGCTATATAGTGGCTATCGGCATCGCCTTTTTTGCTTTTTCCACGGCCATCAGCTGGTCCTACTACGGCGACCGTTCGGTGGAGTATCTGTTCGGCCCTAAGCTTATTCTGCCCTACCGGGTGTTTTTCTGTCTGCTGCTGCCGGTGGGGGCGGCCATTGAACTGAAGCTGGTGTGGAATATCTCAGATATTTTCAACGCTCTCATGGCCTGGCCCAACCTGGTCGGGCTGCTATTCCTCAGCCCTCTGGTGTGGCGCAAGACCCGGGAGTATTTCAGTGATCCGGCGAGGGTTTATCCTAGAGACTGATTGGCACCCGTTGTGGGTTATGCTGTTGACGTGTAATATTAAATAGGCGCATAGGTAGTGCGGTTATGCCTTGGTCAAATTTGCGGAGGAAGGCTTGAATCTCTATTTTCGATTACTCTGGATGATGTTGCGGCTCTGGTTCCGACCGGGTACTGTATCGCTGACAGAGCCTTTTCGGCGTTCTTTTCGCGTATTGCCCACCGACTGCGATTTTAATCTGCATCTGACCAACAGCCGATATTTTGCCTTGATCGATGTAGCCCGGGTCGAGCAGCTGGCGCGCTTGAAATTAATCGGGCCGCTATTGAAAAAACGCTGGCTGCCGTTTCTGAACGCTAGCGAGATCACTTTTATTCGGCCTTTGCCCCCTTTAAAACAGTTCGATATCGTCACCCGTATCGTGACCTGGGATGACAAATATCTCTATCTTGAGCAGCGTTTTGAGACCCCCGGTACCCTGCACGCTGTTTCATTGGGGCGCGCGGCCTTTGTTCATGGGAGGGATTTAGTACCGCCGTCGCAGATTGCGGCATTGGCCGGGCATGCGGGAGAGGCGCCGGTCTGTCCCGCTGTGATCGAAGGCTGGCATGTTTTGCTTAAAGAGAAAAAAGACCATTTTGCATAAAAATCCTGAGGCCGGCAATTTTCAAGTTTTCGAGTTAAGGAGAAATGCAATGAAGCAGACAGACGATCCTGGTAGTTGGAATCCTTACCTGGCTGGTGCCTTGACCGGTCTGGTGGCGGTGGCATCGGTGTTCTTTACCGGCAAGTATTTCGGCGCATCGACGTCCTTTGTGCGCACTGCAGGCATGTTGGAGCGGCTGGTCAACCCCGAGCGAGTAGCGCAGAACAGTTATTTCAGCAAATACCTCGAGTCCGGCGTGTCGGGTATAGATTGGCAATGGATGTTTGTCGTCGGCATTCTGCTCGGAGCCCTGATTGCTGCCGTCACTTCCGGATCTTTTCGCTTGCAGGCGGTGCCCGACATGTGGCAGCGTCGTTTCGGCGTTAAAACCGGTCTTGGCAGGTTTCTGACCTCCTTTATTGGCGGCGCGATCCTGCTGTTTGGTGCTCGGCTGGCCGGCGGTTGCCCCAGCGGTCATGGCCTGAGCGGGGTGATGCAACTGGCGGTGAGCGGCCTGGTGGCCCTGGTCTGTTTCTTCGCCGGCGGCATGCTGGTCGCACGCCTGCTGTACCGAAAGGGGGACGAATAATGAATCTGCTGATCTGGGGTCTGGTGACCGGCGTACTGTTCGGTTTTTTGCTGCAGAAAGGGCGGGTGCTGCGTTACGACAAGCAGCTTGGTGCCTTGCGGTTGATTGACATGACCATCGTCAAGTTCATGTTCTCCACCGTGCTGGTGGGCATGGTCGGCATCTACCTGCTCAACGATCTCGGCCTTGTAGAACTCAAACTCAAAGGGGCCGTGCTTGGCAGCAACATCATCGGTGGCCTGGTCTTCGGCGTTGGCTGGGGCCTGGTCGGCTACTGCCCCGGCACCTCTCTGGGGGCGCTAGGCGAGGGGCGTGTCGATGCCGTTGGCGGGATTCTCGGCATGATCTTCGGTGCTGCAGCTTTTGCCGAAGTCTATCCCCAACTCAAGGCATCAGTGATGACCTGGGGTGACTATGGCAAGATAACTTTGCCGCAACTGTTGGGGGTCAATCACTGGCTGATCGTTGTCGTGATGATCGTGCTGGCGCTGGGCATGTTTCGCTGGTTCGAAAAGAAAGGGTTGTAAGTAGCGTTCTTAAGGGGTTTGGTTGCAATGGAAAGGGGCAGCTGGCTATGACCGGCTGCCCCTTTCCGCAAAACCCAGAGTGTCTAGTATCCTGGTGGCGATTCAGTTTATTGGAATTCTTTTTGCTCATAAAGGAAGACTAAGCAAAAAGGCAGACACCGAATCACAGGCTATTTGCTCCAAGAGTGTAGGCACTTTTTCCTGTTTTTTTTGAGTCATACAGGGCCATATCTGCTTTTTTGAACAATTCTCCGAAGTCTCCATCATCGACATCCATGGCAATCCCGATACTGACAGAAATTTTGGTGTGCGGGAACTTCCGGGCAACTTTTACTTCAAATCCTGTCAGCAGTTGCTCAGCGCACTGTTTCGGCCTGTCCGAACCTTCCATCTGAGGAAGAATGATGGCAAATTCATCACCGCCAAGACGAAAGAGATTTTCAGCGGGAAAAAGCTGCTGCAGCAAGTCGGAAAAGGCGACCAGCACTTTGTCTCCTTCAACGTGACCATGCTGATCATTGACTTCCTTAAAGTTATCAAGATCCGTGAGCAACAGAGCTGTACCGGACTGACAAGGGGTTTTCCGCATAAAGTCCTGAAGACTGCGCCTGTTATTCAATTTAGTCAAATGATCGGTGTGGGCATCGATCAGCAGCTTGTTTTTGTATTGATGTTCAAGAGTTATATCCACAAAAATATACACATGGCCTGCCAGTACGCCAAAAATATCCTGTAGCCTTTCATCATGAATTTTCAGAACTTTATTCTTTGAAAGAAGCAACAGCCCTTCTTTTTCTTTCTCAATAATCCATCGTTTACTGCGAGTGAATGATTTAGAGTCATCGATCAAAAAATCAACCTTTTTGCCGATGAACTCGGTACGGTCAAGAGCAAAAATATTGATAAATTTTTGGTTAACACTCGTAATATTCCTGTCTTTGTCGGTCACCATGACTGGAAAAGGCAGTCCCTCAATCAAAATATTTAACTCGATTAGCAAGTTCTGCAGGTCGGTCACATCGCGGGCGAACCCAACTGTGCCGATAACCTCACCATCTGTGTCAAAGATCGGTGATTTATAGGTTTTAAACTTTCGAAGTTCATCACCGCATTTCACAGTTTCATCAAACAGGCAGGTTTCCTTCGTGTTGAGAACAATCTCTTCAGACTCCAGGCAAATATATTCCCCTTGGGCGTATTCATCAGGTTCAAGATCCCAGATGTAATAATGCCCGCGGCCTTCTATCTGAGCTTTGGTTTTATTGACGGTACGGCAGAAACTGTCGTTGACTTTTAGGTGAGCCCCACGCGCATCTTTGAACCAAATCAGATCGGGCAGACTGTCTATCAGGGTATCCAGATATTTTTGGCCAAGTATGGTCTCTTCCCGTTCTTTGAGATGCCTTAAAATCCCCGCAAAGGAGGCCTGGAGTTTGTCAGCAGCAAGAGGCTTGATCCAGACCTGGTCAAAGAGGTGGAAATTCTCTGCCAGAATAGGAAAGCTATCGGAAGTAAAACAACCTATCACGACAACCGGGTCATCTTTGATTGCCTCAATGCGCTCCAAGAATTCTGGTGCAACGCTTTCGAAATCAAGGATAATGACCGAGTAGTCGCTTAAATCGGTTTCATCGACATTGGGTGAGCAAAAAAACTGATGGGAAAACCTTTCCTCGGGTTGCATCCCTTGGAGAATCGTTTCGAGTTGAGGATCCTGTGAAGCAATAAAGATATTGAGTAACCGATGATACATACTTAACTCCTCGGAAATATTAAGCGAACGGCCAAGCTGCAAAGTTCCTTCTTTTAGGGCCACCGATAAATAGAGTTTTCCTCCAATACTCATGTGGCCAGATATTCTTTCGGCGTTAATTCCCCCAGCGCGGCGTGAGGTCGGATCTCGTTATATTTAATGATCCATTTGTTGGTTATTACCCGATCCTCTGACAATCGATGAAAAACATATAGGTCAAGACCCTCATTGCGATAGATCCGATTAAAGTGTTCGATAAATGAGTTCTGACTTGGCCTTCCGGGCTTGATGATCTCAAGATGGACAATACCCAACAGGCAAAAAGATTTCTAAGCTTGGATATGGCAACAGCCATGCCGAAAAGGGTTTATCAGTTGTTCCAATACTCCTATTAAAGTGAAGTTTAAGCCTCCGGCCGATCGTCTTTTCTCAAGGAGAATCAATAAGTGGCTGAAAAATTGACATAAAATGTTCCAGGGTACTGAGTCTGATTCTTTAGGGGATTTGGTGGGAAAAGATTTTGAATAGTCACTTTCCATAAGAGGACGAATTAGTCATCGTACACAAAGTGTGGCGCCAGGCTAAAACCGTGTCCCCACTTGTGGGGCATGCCCCACATCGGCTAGGCCTTGTCGGCTATTGTCCGGGCACCCCTCTCGGTGCTATCGGTGAGGGTCCTGTGGATGCCTTTTGGGGAATTTTCAACATGCTATTGGGAGGCACTGCCTATGTGGACCTTTACCCACAGCTCAAAGAGGGTGTCTTGATCTGGAGGATCTACGAAAAAATCATTCCGCCACAGTTGTTCGGAGTGAATCCTTGGCGGATGGTGTTGGCGATGATCGTGCTGGCGCTGGTTCGAGAAGAAAGGGTTGTAAGTAGCGGCTTAAGGGGTTTAGTTACAATGGAAAGGGACAGCCGGTCATGACCGGCTGTCCCTTTTTTGCTGTTCAGGAGTTGTTTGCAACAATCGGTGTCTGGCCGTTACTTGCCGCTGTTGCGAACCTTGGCCCCCAGGGCATCGGTGAGTCGTTTCAAGGCCGGTGAGTGGTCGTGGGGATCGAGATGCACATCGAGAATCGCCGGACTGTCGGTGTGGGTCAAGGCGGCCTGCAGGGCCTGCTCGAAATCTTTTTCGCTGAAGATCTCAAATCCCTGGACGGCGCCAATGACCTCCGGTAGCCGGCTGAAGCGCCAGACGGGAACATCGTTGAAGCGGCCGTCGGTCATGGGCCGCTCGGTACCGTATCCCCCGTTGTTGAGTACTACCACAATGGGCGACAGGCCGAACCGGACCGCGGTGGAGAGTTCCATGCCGGTCATCTGAAAGGCGCCATCGCCCACCAGTACCAGGGGGCGCAGGTCGGGGCGGGCCAGCTGGGCGCCGATGGCCCCGGGGACCGCAAAGCCCATGGAGGT
Protein-coding sequences here:
- a CDS encoding ABC transporter ATP-binding protein, encoding MSRLRLILPYFAPYRSLLLVGLGWLLLTDFLGLLLPWMLKVGVDSAQQGAHRQLLLAAAVLLVGALLRFGTRLLSRFAFLHSACRLEIDLRRDLLSSLLCREGPFFDSHRTGDLLSRCTNDLSNIRTMAGFGLLILLNTVLVYLLTLSLLFSLSPSLTLLALIPYPLLLLLVKYLSGRLLTASSAVQKGLGRISEALEEGISGHAVIRSYSLHGVRCDHFEQLNGEYLSSSLKLAKLRALIGPVMALIAPISTLLILYFGGGRVVAGKLSLGELIAFNAYLMQLAMPTLMLGWVLSLGQRAMASIERLRSLLTPLPSTERLRLAAASTAPTVEIQRLNFAYDGQPVLKDLSLTLTAGSLTGISGTTGSGKSTLLQLLAGFYPVKPGEINIDGQDLTTLDPVEHRQRLAVVPQEGRLFSGTLQDNLLYGVPGADTELLQRVADAVCLSDEVAAFEEGFSTRVGEGGKALSGGQRQRVALGRALARDGSLWLLDDPFSHLDAATARQVWQALQPLLRDKTVLLVSARVSLLEMADDIVILDQGRVAEQGSHVELLALEGRYARLLEQERLKQELEGLA
- a CDS encoding ABC transporter ATP-binding protein — protein: MKRGMFDMDEVTGRSLDWSLFRRFLGLVVPYRRSAAGAMLLLPLSTAARLVQPYLVKIAIDEHIVPAQLAGLEWIVALFLFTVFGESLLGFGQAYLAQGVGQRIMADLRKNGFSRLLRLPVSFFDRHPSGRLVTRLSGDVENVGELFGSGVAAAFGELFSLVFIVGLMWWLNPELTLVAFTLIPLLLLILWLFRRSMRGAMRQVRSRVADLNGYLAERLAGIHEVQLFGQEQRTLEEFGDLQERYRQSSFRAIHWDAFLFSALETLSALAIAGILWRGGSGVLAGTATFGTLVAFIEYVQRFFAPLRKLSAQYSLLQSSNASLERLFQLLDEPPEETGNPLPGGGKGALRLEQVSFSYDGRTPVLKNIDLSIEPGQTVALVGDTGSGKTTIGRLLLRFYQPGSGRILLDGDDLAGLDPELVRQRIGWVAQDPFLFAGTVRNNLDPRRFHNDQELFKLIKRSGCSTVVERLGGLQGRIEERGKNLSAGERQLLCLVRALVQQPAIIVFDEATSRLDAGTEALVKAEMDQARKGRSALIIAHRLRSVSTADRIHVLHHGCIRESGSHDQLLAENGLYARLWRLQDLANGSEEL
- a CDS encoding response regulator, giving the protein MAGNPKILISSEIIPSLDLDVDFPMREGFDIFIARDGQHAWDLIEKERPDLVFLDLYCGGLAGDACCEMIRQDLTLQATPVILVIDSQRKEDLARCLKVKCTDVIFKPLSNHLLLATARRILGLAYRSFPRVPTRLIVRYGVDSKNLFHAFSVNLSSGGVFIETDEPYAPDQELFLEFSLPNVSQPIICKAFVAWINTPGQPVNPGMPPGMGLQFLSLSLPDLLAVWEHISHDADHKPELKASKNGRPVSN
- the nifS gene encoding cysteine desulfurase NifS — encoded protein: MKTVYLDNNATTRTAPEVVEAMLPFFSELYGNASSMHSFGGQVGKHLARAREQVAALIGAHPAEIIFTSCGTESNNAAIMGTLYSYPEKKHIVICRVEHPAVLNVGHHLQARGYRVTELGVDRQGKLNLDELRASLKEDTALVSIMAANNETGVLFPIDEIAAIAKERGIPFHTDAVQAVGKIPMDMSRSPIDLLSLSGHKLHAPKGIGALYLRKGTKFSPFMIGGHQEGGRRGGTENVPYIVGLGRAAEFVTDHMEEENTRVRALRDRLETELIQRIPNTLINGDPLNRLPNTSNISFEYIEGESILMLLNEEGICASSGSACTSGSLQPSHVLRAMGVPFTAAHGSVRFSLSIYNTDADVDHVIKVMPPIIERIREMSPFWKDYQAGKPPSSFLTGGDVEHHVHG